From Stenotrophomonas nitritireducens, the proteins below share one genomic window:
- the hutH gene encoding histidine ammonia-lyase, whose protein sequence is MSTTLTLLPGHVPLAQWRQIYRGADVRLDASAQAAVLRSAQVVDAIVAKGEPVYGINTGFGKLASVRIEREDLQTLQRNIVLSHAAGVGEPMPANVVRLMMALKLTSLAQGASGIRPQTLALLEAMLQKDVVPVVPCQGSVGASGDLAPLSHLASVMIGVGEAFVGGVRMSAEAAFKQAGLQPLVLGAKEGLALLNGTQYSTAYALAGLFEIEVVFQAALVTGALSVEAAKGSDTPFDPRIHSIRGQRGQIATAAVLRELMQGSAIRESHRDNDVRVQDPYCLRCQPQVMGAALDIMRQAASTLEIEANGVSDNPLVFTDTGEALSGGNFHAEPVAFAADMLAMAICEIGSISERRTAMLVDPALSGLPAFLTPKPGLNSGFMIPQVTAAALVSENKQRAYPASVDSIPTSANQEDHVSMAAHGARRLIAMAENAANVIGIELLAAGQGCDFHAPLRSSSALEQVRSVLRAQVPTLVDDRYFHPDMLAATALVLAGALTAGLGVRLPGVETNDNA, encoded by the coding sequence ATGAGCACTACCTTGACCCTCCTCCCCGGCCACGTCCCGTTGGCACAATGGCGGCAGATCTATCGCGGCGCCGATGTGCGCCTGGATGCATCTGCACAGGCCGCAGTTCTGCGCAGCGCACAGGTGGTGGATGCCATTGTCGCCAAGGGCGAGCCGGTCTACGGCATCAATACCGGCTTCGGCAAACTGGCCAGCGTCCGCATCGAGCGCGAGGACCTGCAGACCCTGCAGCGCAATATCGTGCTGTCGCACGCGGCCGGCGTTGGCGAGCCGATGCCGGCCAACGTGGTGCGGCTGATGATGGCGCTGAAGCTGACCAGCCTGGCCCAGGGCGCATCGGGCATACGCCCGCAGACCTTGGCCCTGCTGGAAGCCATGCTGCAGAAGGACGTGGTGCCGGTGGTGCCGTGCCAGGGTTCGGTCGGCGCTTCCGGCGACCTGGCACCGCTGTCGCATCTGGCCAGCGTGATGATCGGCGTGGGCGAAGCCTTTGTTGGCGGCGTGCGCATGTCGGCCGAAGCGGCGTTCAAGCAGGCCGGGTTGCAGCCGCTGGTGCTGGGTGCGAAGGAAGGCCTGGCCCTGCTCAATGGCACCCAGTATTCCACCGCCTATGCCCTGGCAGGACTGTTCGAGATTGAAGTGGTCTTCCAGGCTGCGCTGGTTACCGGCGCGCTGTCGGTGGAGGCCGCCAAGGGCTCGGATACGCCGTTCGACCCGCGCATCCACAGCATCCGTGGCCAACGTGGACAGATCGCAACCGCCGCCGTCCTGCGCGAGCTGATGCAGGGCTCAGCCATCCGCGAATCGCATCGCGACAACGACGTACGCGTGCAGGACCCCTATTGCCTGCGCTGCCAGCCACAGGTGATGGGCGCGGCGTTGGACATCATGCGCCAGGCCGCGAGCACGCTGGAAATCGAAGCCAATGGTGTCTCCGACAACCCGCTGGTGTTCACTGATACCGGCGAAGCGCTGAGCGGCGGCAACTTCCACGCCGAACCGGTGGCATTTGCGGCCGACATGCTGGCGATGGCGATCTGCGAGATCGGCTCGATCAGCGAACGCCGCACGGCAATGCTGGTGGACCCGGCGCTGTCCGGCCTGCCCGCCTTCCTGACCCCGAAGCCGGGCTTGAATTCGGGCTTCATGATTCCGCAGGTCACCGCTGCAGCGCTGGTCTCCGAGAACAAGCAGCGTGCATACCCGGCAAGCGTGGATTCGATCCCGACCTCGGCCAATCAGGAAGACCATGTATCAATGGCCGCGCATGGCGCACGTCGTTTGATTGCAATGGCCGAGAATGCCGCCAATGTGATTGGTATCGAGCTGCTCGCTGCCGGCCAGGGCTGTGATTTCCATGCCCCGCTGCGTTCGAGTTCGGCACTGGAGCAGGTGCGTTCGGTCTTGCGTGCGCAGGTGCCAACCTTGGTGGACGATCGCTACTTCCATCCGGACATGCTTGCTGCCACTGCGTTGGTGCTTGCTGGTGCATTGACGGCTGGTTTGGGCGTGCGGCTGCCTGGCGTAGAAACAAACGACAACGCCTGA
- a CDS encoding formimidoylglutamate deiminase encodes MKPTPSVRFHAAHALLPQGWAQDVRIDSVAGRITAVTTGEAWDGQAQRLDVVVAGLGNLHSHAFQRAMAGLTEVGGRSGDSFWSWRELMYRFLDRLDPDTFQAIAAQAYMEMLESGFTRVGEFHYLHHAEDGRRYADHAEMAARVAAAADETGLGLTLLPVFYAHSDFGGAAATPAQRRFLHDIDGFAELLEGCRRALATTPDAVLGVAPHSLRACTPQQLQALVAMAPGPIHIHIAEQTREVDACLAWSGQRPVEWLYANTAVDPRWCLVHATHVIDAEVQRIADSGAVVGLCPITEANLGDGLFPMREFVRVGGRFGVGSDSNVLIDAAEELRLLEYGQRLQLRGRNVLSPGGLSSGRWLFQQAGEGAAQALGVQAGLSVGASADLLELDRQHSALLGRTGDALLDSWLFAARNGALRSVWRNGRALVRDGRHVNRDAITTRYRAALARILA; translated from the coding sequence ATCAAACCGACCCCATCTGTCCGTTTCCACGCTGCCCATGCGCTCTTGCCGCAGGGCTGGGCACAGGATGTACGCATCGACAGCGTCGCCGGCCGCATCACCGCAGTGACCACCGGCGAAGCCTGGGATGGCCAGGCGCAGCGTCTGGACGTGGTGGTGGCGGGGCTGGGCAATCTGCACAGCCACGCCTTCCAGCGCGCGATGGCCGGGCTTACCGAGGTGGGCGGGCGGTCGGGCGACAGCTTCTGGAGTTGGCGTGAGCTGATGTACCGGTTCCTGGACCGCCTGGATCCGGACACGTTCCAGGCCATCGCCGCGCAGGCCTATATGGAAATGCTGGAGAGCGGTTTCACCCGCGTCGGTGAATTCCACTATCTGCATCACGCCGAGGATGGCCGCCGTTATGCCGATCATGCGGAAATGGCCGCGCGGGTGGCAGCGGCGGCCGACGAAACCGGCCTGGGCCTGACCCTGCTGCCGGTGTTCTATGCCCACAGCGATTTTGGCGGCGCCGCAGCAACGCCTGCGCAGCGGCGGTTTCTGCACGATATCGATGGCTTTGCCGAGCTGCTGGAGGGCTGCCGGCGGGCCTTGGCGACAACGCCGGACGCCGTGCTGGGCGTGGCGCCACACAGCCTGCGTGCCTGCACGCCGCAGCAATTGCAGGCACTGGTGGCCATGGCCCCGGGGCCGATCCACATCCATATCGCCGAGCAGACCCGTGAAGTGGACGCCTGCCTGGCCTGGAGCGGGCAGCGCCCGGTGGAATGGCTGTATGCCAATACCGCCGTCGACCCGCGCTGGTGCCTGGTGCATGCCACCCATGTCATTGACGCCGAGGTCCAGCGGATAGCCGATAGCGGCGCCGTGGTCGGCCTGTGCCCGATCACCGAAGCCAATCTGGGCGACGGGCTGTTCCCGATGCGCGAGTTCGTGCGGGTGGGCGGGCGTTTCGGGGTGGGTTCGGATTCCAATGTGCTGATTGATGCGGCCGAGGAGCTGCGCCTGCTCGAATACGGCCAGCGCCTGCAACTGCGCGGGCGCAATGTATTGTCGCCGGGTGGGTTGTCCAGCGGCCGCTGGTTGTTCCAGCAGGCCGGCGAAGGGGCTGCGCAGGCATTGGGCGTGCAGGCGGGACTGAGCGTTGGGGCCAGTGCCGACCTGCTGGAGCTGGACCGCCAGCACTCGGCGTTGCTGGGCCGCACAGGCGACGCCTTGCTTGACAGCTGGCTGTTCGCCGCACGTAATGGCGCACTTCGCAGTGTCTGGCGCAACGGGCGGGCCTTGGTCCGCGACGGTCGCCACGTGAACCGCGATGCGATCACCACGCGTTACCGTGCCGCATTGGCGCGGATACTGGCGTAA
- the hutI gene encoding imidazolonepropionase → MRCETLWHNANLMTLDDAAGGLGTVADGIIAASDGRILYAGPATGAPVFEAGERIDCNGRWISPGLIDCHTHLVYAGNRAGEFEQRLQGVSYAQIAKAGGGIVATVSATRQADEAALIKASLRRLDAMLAEGVTTIEIKSGYGLALADERKQLRVARELGVLRNVEVVPTFLGAHAVPPGHEAQAYINEVCAVMIPAIAAEGLAEAVDIFCENIAFSPAQAQQVFEAAKQHGLAIKIHAEQLSNQHGAELAAKHGALSADHIEHLDQAGIDAMRAAGTVAVLLPGAYYFTRETVLPPIQALRDAGVPMALATDSNPGTSPLTSPLLAMNMGATLFRMTVSECIAGFTREAARALGRTERLGKLAAGMECDLAIWDIDAPADLVYRIGFNPLHARVYRGQTI, encoded by the coding sequence ATGCGCTGCGAAACGCTCTGGCACAACGCCAACCTGATGACCCTGGATGACGCCGCCGGCGGGCTTGGCACGGTCGCGGACGGCATCATCGCCGCCAGCGATGGCCGCATCCTGTACGCCGGCCCGGCAACGGGTGCCCCTGTATTTGAAGCGGGCGAGCGCATCGACTGCAACGGCCGCTGGATCAGCCCGGGCCTGATCGACTGCCATACGCATCTGGTCTACGCCGGCAACCGCGCCGGCGAATTCGAGCAGCGCCTGCAGGGCGTGAGCTACGCGCAGATCGCCAAGGCCGGCGGCGGTATCGTCGCCACCGTCAGCGCCACCCGCCAGGCCGACGAGGCGGCACTGATCAAGGCCAGCCTGCGGCGCCTCGATGCCATGCTGGCCGAGGGCGTCACCACCATCGAAATCAAGTCCGGTTACGGGCTTGCGCTAGCCGATGAGCGCAAGCAGCTGCGCGTGGCGCGCGAGTTGGGCGTGCTGCGCAACGTCGAAGTGGTACCCACTTTCCTCGGTGCGCATGCGGTACCGCCAGGTCACGAAGCGCAGGCTTACATCAATGAAGTCTGCGCGGTGATGATCCCGGCCATCGCTGCCGAAGGGCTGGCCGAAGCAGTCGACATATTCTGCGAGAACATCGCCTTTTCCCCGGCGCAGGCACAGCAGGTTTTCGAGGCCGCCAAGCAGCACGGCCTGGCCATCAAGATCCACGCCGAGCAGCTGTCCAACCAACACGGCGCGGAGCTGGCCGCAAAGCATGGCGCGCTGTCCGCCGATCATATCGAGCACCTGGACCAGGCCGGCATCGACGCCATGCGCGCGGCAGGCACGGTTGCCGTGCTGCTGCCCGGTGCCTATTACTTCACCCGCGAGACCGTATTGCCGCCCATCCAGGCCCTGCGCGATGCCGGCGTGCCGATGGCCCTGGCCACCGACAGCAACCCGGGCACCTCGCCACTGACCAGCCCACTGCTGGCAATGAACATGGGCGCCACCTTGTTCCGCATGACGGTAAGCGAGTGCATCGCCGGCTTCACCCGCGAAGCGGCGCGCGCGCTGGGACGCACCGAACGTCTCGGCAAGCTCGCCGCCGGCATGGAGTGCGACCTCGCCATCTGGGACATCGACGCGCCTGCCGATCTGGTCTATCGCATCGGCTTCAACCCCCTGCATGCCCGCGTGTATCGCGGGCAAACCATCTGA